One Erythrobacter aureus DNA segment encodes these proteins:
- a CDS encoding dihydrofolate reductase, whose amino-acid sequence MTGLTSIVAVGLDGAIGIENRLPWSLKSDLRFFKQTTKGGVVLMGRKTYDSLGSCLPHRENIVLSHTPSLFPPHEGCHHVHSISEALALRTRWRTKHAYVIGGAQTYAQFAPFVDRYLITIVQAKFPDADAFFDQSILGDESLWARKELEVERVVAQGADEFEFQVFELRHKEAMDVAARRNALVSEHQERNHLHKPKRPLARGRSTTESGELRLFA is encoded by the coding sequence ATGACCGGTTTAACTTCAATTGTGGCCGTGGGTCTCGATGGTGCGATCGGCATCGAAAATCGGCTTCCGTGGTCGCTGAAATCTGATTTGCGATTTTTCAAGCAAACCACGAAGGGCGGCGTCGTCCTTATGGGACGCAAGACATATGACTCTTTGGGGTCATGCCTTCCACATCGCGAAAACATTGTGCTGTCCCACACACCATCGTTGTTCCCGCCGCATGAAGGGTGCCACCACGTCCACAGCATTTCAGAAGCTCTCGCGCTGCGGACGAGATGGCGGACAAAACACGCCTATGTGATTGGTGGCGCGCAGACATATGCACAATTCGCGCCCTTTGTTGACCGATACTTGATCACTATCGTCCAAGCGAAGTTCCCGGACGCCGACGCGTTTTTCGATCAAAGCATCCTAGGAGATGAAAGTCTCTGGGCCAGGAAGGAACTTGAAGTCGAGCGTGTCGTTGCCCAGGGGGCCGACGAGTTCGAATTTCAGGTCTTCGAGCTTCGACATAAAGAAGCGATGGACGTTGCTGCTCGGCGAAACGCGCTTGTTTCCGAACATCAAGAACGGAACCACCTTCATAAACCCAAGCGACCGCTCGCGCGTGGCCGTTCCACGACAGAAAGCGGCGAGCTTCGCCTTTTTGCCTAG
- a CDS encoding dipeptidase, whose product MRKRLCVGLAGVILIALAGFFLLVPGMAERDMNQIDGKPLIEVSDEAKALHATLDVVDLHADTLLWKRDMLDRAERGHVDLPRLREGNVALQVFSSVTKTPRGQNYDSNSADSDNITLLAIGQMQPVRTWRSLLERSLWHAEKLERAAASSREELRLIRSPADLKRLLGRRAAENKGIGALFSAEGLQSLEGDPDNLDRLYAAGMRMAGLTHFFDNELAGSMHGIEKGGLTPMGRDVIRRMERMGMIVDIAHCSHQCVAEVLAIATRPVVSSHGGVQATCEVNRNLTDEEIRGVAATGGIIGVGYWEGAVCDTSPRATAKAMKHIRDLVGIEHVALGSDYDGAVTVRFDTSQLTQMTQALIDEGFAEDEIRAAMGGNALRVIGEGLVPQ is encoded by the coding sequence ATGAGAAAAAGGCTCTGTGTTGGCCTCGCTGGCGTGATACTCATCGCGCTTGCCGGGTTCTTCCTGCTCGTACCGGGAATGGCCGAACGGGATATGAACCAGATCGACGGCAAGCCGCTCATCGAAGTGTCCGACGAGGCGAAGGCGCTTCACGCGACGCTCGATGTCGTCGATCTTCATGCCGACACGCTGCTGTGGAAGCGCGATATGCTCGACCGGGCGGAGCGCGGCCATGTCGATCTGCCGCGGCTGCGCGAAGGAAACGTGGCGTTGCAGGTCTTCTCCAGCGTTACCAAGACGCCGCGCGGGCAGAATTACGATTCGAACTCCGCCGATAGCGACAACATCACCCTGCTGGCGATCGGCCAGATGCAGCCGGTGCGGACCTGGCGCAGCCTGCTCGAACGTTCGCTATGGCATGCCGAGAAACTGGAGCGTGCGGCGGCAAGCTCGCGCGAGGAACTCCGGCTCATCCGCTCTCCCGCCGACCTCAAGCGGCTACTCGGTCGCCGCGCGGCAGAGAACAAGGGCATTGGCGCCCTGTTCAGCGCCGAGGGCCTGCAGAGCCTCGAAGGCGATCCCGACAATCTCGACCGGCTTTATGCGGCGGGCATGCGTATGGCAGGCCTCACCCATTTCTTCGACAACGAACTTGCCGGATCGATGCACGGGATCGAAAAGGGCGGGCTCACCCCGATGGGACGCGATGTGATCCGCCGGATGGAACGCATGGGAATGATCGTCGATATCGCGCATTGCAGCCACCAGTGCGTCGCCGAAGTGCTCGCCATCGCGACACGGCCGGTGGTCTCCAGCCATGGCGGCGTGCAGGCGACCTGCGAGGTCAACCGCAACCTCACCGACGAAGAGATACGCGGCGTCGCCGCGACCGGCGGGATCATCGGCGTCGGCTATTGGGAGGGCGCGGTGTGTGACACCTCCCCGCGCGCCACCGCGAAGGCGATGAAGCATATTCGTGACCTCGTGGGCATCGAGCATGTCGCGCTGGGCAGCGATTATGACGGCGCGGTCACCGTGCGCTTCGACACCTCGCAGCTAACTCAGATGACGCAGGCGCTGATCGACGAAGGGTTTGCCGAGGACGAGATTCGCGCGGCAATGGGCGGCAATGCGCTGCGTGTGATCGGCGAAGGGCTGGTGCCCCAATGA
- the purE gene encoding 5-(carboxyamino)imidazole ribonucleotide mutase encodes MNAKVAIVMGSQSDWDTMTCAAEVLEELGVESDVRIVSAHRTPDRMYAFAKGAADAGFEVIIAGAGGAAHLPGMIAALTHVPVLGVPVQSKALSGEDSLLSIVQMPAGVPVGTLAIGKAGATNAGLLAAAILANHDPALSQRLQDWRAARSAAVTERPVD; translated from the coding sequence ATGAACGCCAAGGTCGCCATCGTCATGGGCAGCCAGTCCGACTGGGACACCATGACCTGCGCCGCCGAGGTGCTCGAGGAACTGGGTGTCGAAAGCGATGTGCGCATCGTCTCGGCCCACCGCACGCCGGATCGCATGTATGCTTTCGCCAAGGGCGCGGCGGATGCGGGCTTCGAGGTAATCATCGCCGGTGCCGGAGGGGCTGCGCACTTGCCCGGCATGATCGCCGCGCTGACCCATGTTCCGGTGCTTGGCGTGCCCGTGCAATCGAAGGCTTTGTCGGGCGAGGACAGCCTGCTTTCGATCGTCCAGATGCCCGCCGGCGTGCCGGTCGGAACACTGGCCATCGGCAAGGCGGGCGCGACCAATGCGGGTCTGCTTGCCGCCGCGATCCTCGCCAATCACGATCCCGCGCTTTCGCAGCGCCTGCAGGATTGGCGCGCGGCGCGCAGCGCGGCCGTGACCGAGCGCCCGGTCGACTGA
- a CDS encoding bifunctional riboflavin kinase/FAD synthetase — protein sequence MRWLDHREPLPESLRGAIIALGNFDGFHLGHQAVAGEAIRWARAQGRPSIIATFDPHPVRHFKPDAPPFRLTTLEQRQEHYIAAGATAMLVFHFDGELAGTTAEDFVGRLLGDHLGVAGVVTGKDFTFGKARGGNFDKLVSLGRDAGIEARAVPPVMDGGKPVSSSRVRDALREGDPQEAARLLTRPFAIRGVVQHGDKRGREIGYPTANLPVEHYLRPKYGVYAVTGRILSTGQELKGAANIGVRPQFDPPKELLEPYFFDFSGDLYGQEIEVAFHHFLRGEAKFDSLEGLIAQMEKDCDEARGLLG from the coding sequence ATGAGGTGGCTCGATCACCGCGAACCGCTGCCCGAGAGCCTGCGCGGCGCGATCATCGCATTGGGCAATTTCGACGGCTTCCACCTCGGCCACCAGGCCGTGGCGGGAGAGGCGATCCGCTGGGCGCGCGCGCAGGGCCGCCCAAGCATCATCGCGACCTTCGATCCGCATCCGGTGCGGCATTTCAAGCCCGATGCGCCGCCCTTCCGCCTGACCACGCTCGAGCAGCGGCAGGAACACTATATCGCCGCCGGGGCAACCGCGATGCTGGTATTCCATTTCGATGGCGAACTGGCCGGAACCACGGCAGAGGATTTCGTGGGCAGGCTGCTCGGCGATCATCTCGGCGTCGCGGGCGTCGTTACCGGCAAGGATTTCACCTTCGGCAAGGCGCGCGGCGGCAATTTCGACAAGCTGGTGAGCCTCGGCAGGGATGCCGGGATCGAGGCGCGCGCAGTGCCGCCGGTGATGGATGGGGGAAAGCCGGTATCCTCCAGCCGGGTGCGCGATGCGCTACGCGAGGGCGATCCGCAGGAGGCCGCGCGCCTGCTCACCCGCCCCTTCGCCATTCGCGGCGTGGTTCAACACGGCGACAAGCGCGGGCGCGAGATCGGCTATCCCACGGCGAACCTGCCGGTCGAACATTATCTGCGCCCGAAATATGGCGTTTACGCAGTGACCGGGCGTATCCTGTCGACCGGGCAGGAACTGAAGGGCGCGGCCAATATCGGCGTGCGCCCGCAATTCGACCCGCCCAAGGAATTGCTCGAGCCCTATTTCTTCGATTTCTCGGGCGATCTCTACGGCCAGGAAATCGAAGTCGCCTTCCACCACTTCCTGCGCGGCGAGGCGAAGTTCGATTCGCTCGAGGGTCTGATCGCCCAGATGGAAAAGGATTGCGACGAGGCCAGGGGGCTGCTCGGCTGA
- the lspA gene encoding signal peptidase II: MNAVLKNRLIGCVVALAIFAADQWSKNYVTKVLGIDRVGDAMELLPIFDLRFTRNFGVSLGMFEATSPEMRWGLVLVTALIALVVTVWMLREKLLGDILALSLILGGALGNIKDRYAFGYVVDFADLHFGDFRPFLIFNVADAAITIGVVIVLARAFFMRDKDEQEVDGLMYNKAADAAESKQ, from the coding sequence ATGAACGCCGTGCTGAAAAACCGCCTGATCGGCTGTGTGGTCGCGCTGGCGATCTTTGCCGCCGATCAGTGGAGCAAGAATTACGTTACCAAGGTGCTCGGTATCGACCGGGTCGGCGACGCCATGGAACTGCTGCCGATCTTCGACCTGCGCTTCACGCGCAATTTCGGCGTGTCGCTGGGTATGTTCGAGGCGACCAGCCCCGAAATGCGCTGGGGCCTGGTCCTCGTCACCGCGCTGATCGCGCTGGTCGTGACGGTGTGGATGCTGCGCGAAAAACTGCTCGGCGATATCCTGGCCCTGTCGCTGATCCTCGGCGGGGCTCTGGGCAATATCAAGGACCGGTACGCGTTCGGCTATGTCGTCGATTTCGCCGATCTGCATTTCGGGGATTTCCGCCCCTTTCTGATTTTCAACGTCGCCGATGCGGCTATCACCATCGGCGTAGTCATCGTCCTTGCGCGGGCCTTCTTCATGCGCGACAAGGATGAACAAGAGGTCGATGGCCTCATGTACAACAAGGCGGCCGACGCCGCGGAGAGCAAGCAATGA
- a CDS encoding hemolysin family protein has protein sequence MTPFPWTDLLIIAGLIVLNGVFAMSELAIVSARTARLRAAAQQGNGGAKIALELAAEPGKFLSTVQIGITLIGIVAGAYSGSSLGGPVGERLAAIGFPTGWAQEAGFAAVIAVTTYLSLVVGELVPKQVALRAAVPIAIVMARPMEMLARIAAPVVWLLDISSGALIRLLGVRPAGQSAVTAEELHMLFAEATRSGVIEHEQHQMLQGVVRLAQRPVRELMTPRTEVDWIDIEADQDAIRAVLDESPHSLLPVAEGSPDKVLGVVKVREILTRLVAKQPIDLQSLMIKAEVVPDQLDAVDALRVLQQAEVAMAMVHDEYGHLDGIVTPVDLLTALVGDFVSDQDPGEAPGIVEREDGSLLVSGSLSADVLADRLAIEYGEDREFGTAAGYALHVLKRLPGEGDYFTDQGWRFEVIDMDGRRIDKLLVSRENDAVPGSVG, from the coding sequence GTGACACCCTTTCCCTGGACCGACCTGCTGATCATTGCCGGGCTGATCGTCTTGAACGGCGTTTTCGCCATGAGCGAACTGGCCATCGTCTCTGCCCGTACCGCCCGCCTCAGGGCGGCGGCGCAGCAGGGGAACGGCGGCGCGAAGATTGCGCTGGAATTGGCGGCGGAGCCAGGCAAGTTCCTTTCCACGGTGCAAATCGGGATCACGTTGATCGGGATCGTCGCCGGTGCTTATTCAGGCTCGAGCCTTGGCGGCCCCGTGGGCGAGCGTCTGGCCGCTATCGGTTTCCCGACCGGCTGGGCGCAGGAGGCGGGCTTTGCCGCGGTCATTGCCGTGACGACCTATCTCAGCCTCGTGGTCGGCGAGCTGGTGCCCAAACAGGTCGCGCTGCGCGCTGCGGTGCCGATCGCGATTGTCATGGCACGGCCCATGGAGATGTTGGCGCGAATCGCCGCGCCGGTGGTGTGGTTGCTGGATATATCCTCTGGCGCACTCATTCGTTTGCTTGGCGTAAGGCCGGCGGGTCAGAGCGCCGTGACCGCCGAAGAACTCCATATGCTGTTCGCCGAGGCGACGCGCTCGGGTGTGATCGAGCATGAGCAGCATCAGATGTTGCAGGGCGTCGTTCGCCTCGCCCAGCGGCCCGTGCGTGAATTGATGACGCCGCGTACCGAAGTCGACTGGATCGACATCGAGGCCGATCAAGATGCGATTCGCGCCGTGCTCGATGAAAGCCCTCATTCGCTGCTGCCGGTGGCGGAAGGGTCGCCCGACAAGGTCCTGGGCGTGGTGAAGGTGCGCGAGATCCTGACCCGGCTCGTGGCGAAGCAGCCTATCGATCTGCAGTCGCTGATGATCAAGGCGGAGGTCGTGCCCGACCAGCTCGATGCCGTGGACGCTCTGCGGGTTCTGCAGCAGGCAGAGGTCGCGATGGCCATGGTCCATGACGAATATGGACATCTCGACGGCATCGTCACCCCGGTCGACCTGCTCACCGCGCTGGTCGGCGATTTTGTCAGCGATCAGGATCCGGGCGAAGCGCCGGGCATCGTCGAACGTGAGGATGGCAGCCTTCTCGTCTCAGGTTCGCTTTCGGCCGATGTTCTCGCTGATCGGTTGGCGATCGAATATGGCGAGGACCGCGAATTTGGCACGGCTGCCGGTTATGCTTTGCATGTCCTGAAGCGCCTTCCAGGCGAAGGCGATTACTTTACCGATCAGGGCTGGCGTTTCGAGGTGATCGATATGGATGGTCGACGAATCGACAAGCTGCTGGTGAGCCGCGAGAACGATGCCGTGCCAGGGTCGGTAGGATAA
- a CDS encoding PH domain-containing protein: MDDADDLTQLDPAYKSMLRLQLAIAALVLLVAATIAEMAIPGWTGAVWIPALFVAAYALIRVPLRRYHATGFSLAEERLRVVRGIFFRTDTVVPFGRVQHIDVGQGPLERVFGLSTLTVHTAGTHNASVSLPGLRHEDATAMRENIRAAIRRDTR, from the coding sequence ATGGACGACGCCGACGATCTCACCCAGCTCGACCCCGCTTACAAATCGATGCTGCGCTTGCAGCTGGCGATTGCCGCGCTCGTCCTGCTTGTCGCGGCGACGATTGCCGAGATGGCGATTCCCGGCTGGACCGGTGCAGTGTGGATCCCCGCCCTATTCGTGGCTGCCTACGCGCTGATCCGTGTTCCCCTGCGGCGCTACCATGCGACCGGCTTCTCGCTAGCGGAAGAACGCCTGCGGGTCGTACGCGGCATCTTTTTCCGTACCGACACGGTGGTGCCTTTCGGGCGGGTCCAACATATCGATGTCGGCCAAGGCCCGCTCGAGCGCGTTTTCGGCCTGTCCACACTGACCGTGCATACTGCGGGTACGCACAACGCCTCGGTGTCGCTGCCGGGCCTGAGGCATGAGGACGCGACTGCCATGCGCGAGAATATCCGCGCGGCAATCCGGCGCGATACGCGGTGA
- a CDS encoding SDR family oxidoreductase: MDISRLMFREGLMEGERILVTGGGTGLGKEMAEAFLKLGAEVHICGRRQGKLDEAARELGERHGGKIVGHACDIRDPDAIHAMVDAIWDNGALTGVVNNAAGNFISRTEDLSVNGFNAISDIVFRGSFYITLDVGKRLIEEGRKASFLSILTTWIWNGGPFVVPSAMSKAGLNAMTQSLAVEWGRYGLRFNAIAPGLFPTDGMSARLSPGGGGGNSHDDMNPMGRHGEMHEIANLAVFLMGQGAAWVNGQTIAIDGGGFQAHGGNFYAALKDMGDEQWEAMRAMIKGTNAKDKADRST, encoded by the coding sequence ATGGATATTTCAAGGCTGATGTTTCGCGAAGGACTGATGGAGGGCGAACGCATCCTCGTCACCGGCGGCGGCACCGGACTTGGCAAGGAAATGGCCGAAGCCTTCCTCAAACTTGGCGCCGAAGTGCATATCTGCGGGCGGCGCCAGGGCAAGCTCGACGAGGCGGCCAGGGAACTCGGCGAGAGGCACGGCGGAAAGATCGTCGGGCATGCTTGCGATATCCGCGATCCCGATGCGATCCACGCCATGGTCGATGCGATCTGGGACAATGGAGCGCTGACCGGCGTAGTGAATAATGCCGCAGGCAATTTCATCAGCCGGACCGAGGATCTGTCGGTCAACGGTTTCAATGCGATCAGCGATATCGTCTTTCGCGGCAGCTTCTACATCACGCTCGATGTGGGCAAACGGCTGATCGAAGAAGGCCGCAAGGCCAGCTTCCTCTCCATCCTGACCACGTGGATATGGAACGGCGGCCCCTTCGTGGTGCCGAGCGCCATGAGTAAGGCGGGTCTCAATGCGATGACCCAGAGCCTCGCGGTGGAATGGGGCCGCTATGGCTTGCGCTTCAATGCCATCGCGCCGGGCCTCTTTCCCACCGACGGGATGAGCGCGCGCCTTTCACCCGGCGGTGGGGGCGGCAATTCTCACGATGATATGAACCCGATGGGCCGCCATGGCGAAATGCACGAAATCGCCAATCTCGCAGTGTTCCTGATGGGGCAGGGTGCGGCTTGGGTGAACGGCCAGACGATCGCCATCGATGGCGGCGGTTTTCAGGCGCATGGCGGCAACTTCTATGCCGCGCTCAAGGATATGGGCGACGAGCAGTGGGAAGCGATGCGCGCAATGATCAAGGGCACGAATGCCAAGGATAAGGCGGATAGATCGACCTAG
- a CDS encoding PH domain-containing protein, translated as MSGNTDDTPRRTDPRTFAVRAVSLLSQLVIPIMIGGFAILDEGEFDDMILFFLPLVLAVVGANILFAYLRWSRLTYSVGEADIRVDSGVLSRAARSVPYERIQDVSLEQKLVPRLFGLVEVKFETGAGGGDDLTLAYLPESEGERLRELVRTRREGAVLEQSDDEVPASTEESRLLFAMSPRRVVTFGLFEFSLAVVAVVGGFASQIDFLLPFEIWDWRAWREQLAGPGQWLAGLGFLAQVIGGLFAVGSLLLVGVVTGVVRTVMREWDFRLERTDKGLRRRRGLVTRTDLVMPVHRVQALRVRTGFVRRLFGWHALKLVSLAGDSGSANHEAAPFAQLQEIAPVVAETGFSLPDHTLDWHRAMPAYRTDNILLGLGSMLAISAVVLAFGHGLLALLVFIGGGWMALQEYLAWRWGRHAIDAGQLYTRRGWFAPDLAIASRGKLQSVEIVRNPLARLRGYADLRFGLAGGRLSIRGLPLVEARRIRDAVLDSMAEQDFSEMVEGQTVRA; from the coding sequence GTGAGCGGAAACACAGACGATACACCGCGCCGGACCGATCCGCGCACCTTTGCGGTACGCGCGGTCTCGTTGTTGTCGCAGCTCGTCATCCCGATCATGATCGGCGGCTTCGCCATTCTCGATGAAGGCGAATTCGATGACATGATCCTGTTCTTCCTGCCGCTGGTCCTTGCAGTGGTGGGGGCGAATATCCTGTTCGCATATCTGCGATGGAGCAGGCTGACCTATTCGGTGGGCGAAGCGGATATAAGGGTCGACAGCGGCGTGTTGTCGCGCGCCGCCCGCTCGGTTCCTTACGAGCGTATCCAGGATGTCAGCCTCGAGCAAAAACTGGTCCCACGCCTGTTCGGCCTGGTCGAGGTCAAGTTTGAGACCGGCGCGGGCGGCGGAGACGATCTCACGCTGGCCTATCTTCCGGAAAGCGAGGGCGAGCGTCTGCGCGAACTGGTGCGTACCCGCCGCGAAGGTGCCGTGCTGGAGCAATCCGATGACGAGGTGCCCGCGTCGACCGAAGAGAGCCGGTTGCTCTTCGCCATGTCGCCCCGGCGCGTCGTCACCTTCGGCCTGTTCGAGTTCTCGCTTGCGGTCGTGGCCGTTGTCGGCGGCTTCGCAAGTCAGATCGACTTCCTGCTGCCGTTTGAAATCTGGGACTGGAGAGCCTGGCGCGAACAGTTGGCCGGTCCGGGACAATGGCTGGCAGGACTCGGTTTCCTTGCACAAGTAATCGGCGGTCTGTTCGCGGTTGGCTCGCTCCTGCTCGTCGGCGTGGTGACTGGTGTGGTCCGGACTGTGATGCGCGAATGGGATTTCCGGCTTGAACGGACCGACAAGGGCCTGCGACGGCGACGCGGACTGGTGACGCGGACCGATCTCGTCATGCCGGTGCACCGTGTGCAGGCGCTGCGGGTAAGGACGGGATTCGTCCGCCGCCTGTTCGGCTGGCATGCGCTGAAGCTTGTGAGCCTTGCCGGCGACAGCGGCTCGGCCAATCACGAGGCGGCGCCCTTCGCGCAGCTGCAGGAAATCGCACCGGTGGTCGCGGAGACCGGCTTTTCGCTGCCTGACCACACTCTCGATTGGCACCGCGCAATGCCTGCCTACCGGACCGACAATATCCTTCTCGGCCTTGGCTCGATGCTCGCTATTTCGGCAGTGGTCCTTGCCTTTGGCCACGGATTACTCGCGCTGCTGGTGTTCATAGGCGGTGGCTGGATGGCGCTTCAGGAATACCTTGCCTGGCGCTGGGGCCGCCATGCGATCGATGCCGGGCAGCTTTACACACGCCGCGGCTGGTTCGCGCCGGATCTCGCCATCGCCTCGCGCGGCAAACTCCAATCGGTCGAGATCGTCCGCAATCCGCTGGCGCGACTGCGTGGCTATGCCGACCTGCGGTTTGGTCTGGCAGGTGGGCGTTTGAGCATTCGCGGGCTTCCGCTTGTGGAAGCCCGCCGAATACGCGACGCCGTGCTCGACAGTATGGCCGAGCAGGATTTCTCCGAGATGGTCGAGGGCCAGACCGTTCGCGCCTAG
- a CDS encoding 5-(carboxyamino)imidazole ribonucleotide synthase, with amino-acid sequence MLQRGSTIGILGGGQLGRMMAVSAAQLGYRCIAYAPEGDNVVNQVCDDLFVNKWNETAALAAFAAQCDVVTWEFENVPVATATAMPEGRIFPHPRALETAQDRLAEKRFVEGLGGRPAAYARVDSRSDLEAAVDRLGAPGILKTRRDGYDGKGQWRIGSDRDAQGLHLPDVPLIYEGFVEFEAEFSIILVRGQDGEIRFWDSARNTHEGGVLAASTLPAGDIIEAQVDEARELARQVADALKYVGVLTLEFFATYEGPIFNEMAPRVHNSGHWSIEGAVTSQFENHIRAVAGLPLGDTATVAKAVTMTNIIGADITASQDHLAAPDTHLHDYGKAKVREGRKMGHVTRLER; translated from the coding sequence ATGCTGCAGCGCGGTTCGACAATCGGTATCCTCGGCGGTGGGCAACTTGGCCGAATGATGGCCGTGAGCGCCGCGCAATTGGGCTATCGCTGCATCGCCTACGCGCCCGAAGGCGACAATGTCGTCAATCAGGTGTGCGACGATCTGTTCGTGAACAAGTGGAACGAAACAGCAGCCCTTGCCGCCTTTGCCGCGCAATGCGACGTAGTCACCTGGGAATTCGAGAACGTACCCGTCGCCACGGCCACGGCCATGCCGGAAGGACGCATTTTTCCGCATCCACGCGCGCTCGAAACCGCGCAGGATCGCCTCGCGGAGAAACGCTTCGTGGAAGGGCTTGGCGGCCGACCCGCCGCTTATGCACGGGTCGACTCGCGCAGCGATCTCGAAGCGGCGGTCGATCGGCTGGGTGCGCCCGGCATCCTCAAAACCCGGCGCGACGGCTATGACGGCAAGGGCCAGTGGCGGATCGGATCGGACCGCGATGCGCAGGGCTTGCATCTCCCTGACGTTCCTTTGATTTACGAAGGGTTCGTCGAGTTCGAGGCCGAATTCTCGATCATCCTCGTGCGCGGACAGGATGGCGAAATCCGGTTTTGGGATTCGGCGCGCAACACGCATGAAGGAGGCGTTCTGGCCGCTTCCACCCTGCCCGCAGGCGACATCATCGAAGCCCAGGTGGACGAAGCGCGCGAGCTGGCCCGCCAGGTCGCCGATGCGCTGAAATATGTCGGCGTGCTGACGCTCGAATTCTTCGCCACGTATGAAGGGCCGATCTTCAACGAGATGGCGCCCCGCGTGCATAATTCCGGCCACTGGTCGATCGAGGGCGCTGTCACCAGCCAGTTCGAGAACCATATTCGCGCGGTCGCAGGTTTGCCGCTCGGCGATACCGCAACAGTCGCGAAGGCCGTCACCATGACGAACATCATAGGCGCGGACATCACGGCCTCGCAGGACCACCTCGCCGCGCCCGACACGCATCTGCACGATTACGGCAAGGCGAAGGTTCGCGAAGGGCGCAAGATGGGCCATGTGACCCGGCTGGAACGGTGA
- the gpmA gene encoding 2,3-diphosphoglycerate-dependent phosphoglycerate mutase: MSKLILVRHGQSEWNLANRFTGWWDVDLTEKGVAEAREAGELMKAKSVLPTTAFTSVQKRAIKTLNIALEACDRLWIPVTRDWHLNERHYGGLTGLDKQQTREKHGDEQVHIWRRSFDVPPPELEVGSEFDLSDDPRYAGIDVPRTESLKLTIERVLPYWESAILPQLGKGETVIISAHGNSLRALVKHLSNISDDEITGLEIPTGQPIVYEFDGMQVSGDRYYLKDA, from the coding sequence ATGTCGAAACTCATCCTTGTCCGCCACGGCCAGAGCGAGTGGAACCTTGCCAACCGCTTCACCGGCTGGTGGGATGTCGACCTCACGGAAAAGGGTGTGGCCGAAGCGCGCGAGGCAGGCGAGCTGATGAAAGCCAAGAGCGTGCTGCCCACCACTGCATTCACCAGCGTCCAGAAACGCGCGATCAAGACGCTCAACATCGCGCTCGAAGCCTGCGACCGCCTATGGATCCCGGTCACGCGCGACTGGCACCTGAACGAGCGCCACTATGGCGGGCTGACCGGCCTCGACAAACAACAGACGCGCGAGAAGCATGGCGACGAACAGGTCCATATCTGGCGCCGCAGTTTCGATGTCCCCCCGCCCGAACTCGAAGTGGGTAGCGAATTCGATCTGTCTGACGACCCGCGCTACGCCGGGATCGACGTGCCGCGTACCGAAAGCCTCAAGCTCACCATCGAGCGCGTGCTGCCTTATTGGGAAAGCGCGATCCTGCCGCAACTCGGCAAGGGTGAAACGGTTATCATCTCCGCTCATGGCAATTCCTTGCGCGCGCTGGTGAAGCATTTGTCGAACATTTCGGACGACGAAATTACCGGTCTCGAAATCCCGACCGGCCAACCGATCGTCTATGAATTCGACGGCATGCAGGTGTCGGGCGACCGCTACTATCTGAAGGATGCCTGA
- a CDS encoding GNAT family N-acetyltransferase, whose translation MERIEIERQNSADSGAYLAVGASGTEAGKLTWTLRDGARDAQHTIVPSHMRGHGIAARLVDALIEDARREGFTIIPSCSYVAAQFERHPEWADLRA comes from the coding sequence GTGGAACGGATCGAAATCGAAAGGCAAAACTCTGCGGATAGCGGAGCCTATCTCGCAGTCGGCGCAAGCGGTACAGAAGCCGGGAAGCTGACCTGGACCTTGCGCGATGGGGCGCGGGACGCACAGCATACGATCGTGCCATCGCATATGCGCGGCCACGGAATCGCCGCCCGGCTGGTGGACGCCCTGATCGAGGATGCCCGCCGGGAAGGGTTCACCATTATCCCGAGCTGCTCCTACGTCGCCGCGCAGTTCGAGCGCCATCCTGAATGGGCGGATCTGCGCGCCTAG
- a CDS encoding DUF3035 domain-containing protein, with translation MTQYARIALIAGLGAMTAACGGGGLLNRDRPDEFAVQRQAPLVVPPEFNLVPPQPGAPRPAEGSAAQQTLEALFGGPQARSGVETSLLERAGTAAPGIRSAVGDPDTATVAKGSVTRDIIAAPEGDGASASAVIPR, from the coding sequence ATGACCCAATACGCCCGTATCGCCCTGATCGCCGGCCTCGGCGCCATGACCGCAGCCTGCGGTGGCGGGGGCCTGCTCAACCGTGACCGGCCCGACGAATTCGCCGTCCAGCGCCAGGCTCCCCTGGTGGTGCCGCCCGAATTCAACCTCGTTCCTCCGCAGCCCGGCGCCCCGCGCCCGGCCGAAGGCAGCGCCGCACAGCAGACACTCGAAGCGTTGTTTGGCGGCCCTCAGGCACGCAGCGGCGTGGAGACGAGCCTGCTCGAACGCGCTGGAACAGCCGCGCCCGGTATCCGCAGCGCGGTGGGTGACCCGGATACCGCGACCGTCGCCAAGGGCAGCGTGACCCGCGACATCATTGCCGCGCCCGAAGGCGACGGTGCGAGCGCGAGCGCGGTGATCCCCCGGTAA